The genomic region atgtattaatttctaatttaaaaataagactAAACCTGGTATTGAGTATGGGGCGTAAGTAAAAGTAGCCAATTTAAGGTGTTTCCCCATTTGATTCGCTAATTTATCCCAAAACAAAAGATTTTGGTGCAAAAACGAATTGTTTCCTCCAAACCATCGATCGATTTCGATTATTTCTTTGCTACTGTTCCCAAATCCCACAAATTGATGGGTGTAAACCCCGAAAACATCCTCCAattccaattttttaataaaaacgacaTCGGTCACAAAATCCAAACACTCCGACTCGAAAAAATCGCCAAATTCCTCCGATACGATTAAATATCGCCTCGAATTGAATCGATCCAAATTTAAACGGATCAAGAATTCTAAGTTTTCAAACGCTGTGCGGGGGGATTcgctaaaaattaagattccCTGGCATccgaaatgattaaaaattatttcctctTCACCAATTGTTACGGTTACAACCGGTAAAGTTCCGTTATAAACGAATTCGGTGttatttaagattattaaacaatttgtgttggtaaaataagtttttaaaataatgttaagcaataaatttaaattgaaaaacatttttatttaacttaagATGATCAGAGGCTTATATATCTTTATTTCCCTTAcaaatttgtttgtatttgCTCTACAACATTAAAATGATCAAAGAATTTTccgcttttaataaaaatttaaaaagtaatttgagattgtaaacgtcaaaaatgacgtttaatcgagttaacctcaaatatgacatttaattaatttaacctaaaaaaaaaataatttttaataaactcaaaataatttattaaaaaattcacaaaaaaaaatgttatttgattaaatattaataactcGCGATAATTTTTGGACGCGCTGTAATAATAAATCGCCTTGTTTTATTACAGAATTGAATTGGGCGTTCTTTAAATCGGGCCGATTAGTTTCAACGATGCCTCCGACGCGATCAATTTTGCAGTGTAATCTTCCTGAGGCGATAAATGTTGATAATTCcctgaaaataaattagaataacGAAAAGTTTTGAGATATTTATGATATAGTTACTGATCGACGAAATCTTGTGATACATCGAAAGCTTCTGCCATGTATTGGAGAGTTAATGATCGATATGATTCTAAAAGTTGGGTGTAGGCTAAAATGCGCATCTCTCGGACGTAATAACGGTAATGGGGGTGAAGTAGATAATCTTTACGGAGAATTTCTTCAACTTTAgctgaaaaaaattaattcaattaataaattacttaaataaattaaaattagttacctaaattaataaagaattcaGCATATTGGCAattatacaaagaaaaaaggtAATCTTTAACAAATGGCTCTGAATGCAACACTTCCAAAATTTCCGATCCTTTTACAACCTTATCTCTCAATTGATTCCTTGGTAAGCTAATAATGCAGACGTAAACGGTGTACCTCACAAATGCTTTATAATCCATCAACTCGTACGAAGTAAATGTACTGACAGTctccaaaaataaattcgcAGCGTTTTTAAAGTCCCTCACCGACATGCAATAAACTCCTTGATAAACTTTTAATCGATTTCTACGATCCCAATCGCCCCCCTCCTCGATTAAAGCCTTCGCTTTATCGATATTCCTAGTAATGATGTCATGGTCCATAAAGAACAACCCAATTCgtatcatataaaaaataatatcaagCCGGTGTCCCAAAGAAACCGTTTTATCATAAGCTTGACGAAACGTTGATATCGCATTCTCTTTGTCGCCGATTTTGCAGTAATACTCAGCTTTGCGTAGATACGCGTCTCTCACTTCCATTTCAGAGAGATTTTTTTCGGCGTCCTCAATCGTTTCGTTTAGCTTTACAATTTGTTCTTCATTACGGGTTTGCATTTGCTTTAGAAATGCTTGATCTAATTTCCAACCCGCGTCTTTGCAAACTAGTTCGTACCAAGGTGCCATATctataagaattaaattaataagtgaTTAACTAATTAAAATGAAGGGACTCACCGTCCTTTTTGATGGCTTCGGAGATTTTTGTGTGAACATTTCTATCGGAGCGATATTCCGGGAGagttaaaagaaatttgtattGGGCCAGCTCCAAATTTGGGGTCTTTTCTAACCCTTGGTCTTCTAAATTTTCTAGCGGCATTCTTATTTGTGTTTTGATGCGAAATAAACCGACAAAGCAAACGAATTTGACGATTCACTCTTAGTTACAAAACTGTCAATCTAGGGGAAAATtaagattcttttttttttggttgtttattaataattcgattttcgttaattctaatttaaattaattaatttattcaaataaatagtaattttatcattaaaatgtGGATTTAGTAATAACTACAAACAAagatttaaattgttatttaaaactGAAGTTGGTTACGGATTTGAgacaaacaaatttaaacataacctcaatttttatttattaatttcaatataacaataaacgtttttttaaaaacttaattttaattatttatattttgggtttaaaataacaatcaaaatcgtaacttaattcaaatttagaCGAAATAAgtgagaaaatttttatttttatagttggTGTTAAAGAAGTTGCCTACATCTTAcatcaacaataaaatagttaaatatagacttaaataataaaatagtaataattaatgCTGTTTTGATAGATAACGTCGTTTCAAAACAGGAAATCGATTCAAACTCATCTCCTAAAAAACGTTGTTTATTTAAACACAAAGTATTATTATCACAATGAGTTGTTTTTCGATTatggtaatttatttttagcactttatatctaaaaaaaagatCAAACGATACTCGGGGACGTTGTTGTAGGTTAGGCTAAAGATAAAATTCGTCAAAGTAAGCATGAAGAGATtaatctcaattaattttttgtatcaattcgtttttgagtgTATAGATATTCAAGAGGTGTGTGAGAGTGACGTTATTCCATTAATGCTTATTTTTCGTCtggagattaaaaaaattaatcgaaaacacgcttcaaaaataaaatcggcGATTCAAAGAGggttgaataatttaaatttaaggcGATGACTCACCAAGCTGCTTTTGCTATTTTAGAAAAGTCTCTGACCTCTCCTTTCCGATTCAAGGCGCTTACCAAGCGACGCAGAGATAATTGTGTGCAAAATACTACACACACAAAGTagttgtacatttttatttcattttaatttcaagGTGAACCCAGaaaacgattattttaatacaatgggttcaatttttattgatattcaAGAGGGTTACACCGGAAAAGCATTTTAAACCGAATTCAAGGtgaaacttaataattaaatcatcAAACGTTAACGTTTcacaaacgtcaaatttgttTGTACCGAAACCCTGTGATTGGTCGAATTAAACAAAgcgtcaatttaatttaaaaattattttaatattatttaatttaaataaagtgtTAATGAAAGTCGTTGGGGATTAAAATTAAGGTGTGACgcgcaataaaaaatattacgtTCGATTCGATTACGTAAattgaatttcattttcatttttaattacccGCGCGTAATATTATTTCTACGATTGCGTCTAATGATTGTATTTAATCGATATATTTAATAACTGCACTTAATTAATCGtgtattaataacaattatttaaatgtttattaaatttaaaaagcggAAGTCGAATCACAAGGAGTTTCGATACAAACAAATCTGACGTTTATGTCAATTTTTAGCtttcataaaaatcatttacaatttttacccAATTAATGCGTTAAATGgttttaaactaaaaacgttgaaatttatacattattttgaaaaatctaaCAAATCAAAATCGGGTaagcattaaattaaattaataaccggaagttgatgtCCATCTTTTTAATTCGACCAATCACGGAGAGTCTTGATACAaacaaatttgacgtttataaaaCGTCAAACTTTTTAAGCGTCCTcgcaaataatttaatttctttaattttt from Onthophagus taurus isolate NC chromosome 5, IU_Otau_3.0, whole genome shotgun sequence harbors:
- the LOC111426551 gene encoding 26S proteasome non-ATPase regulatory subunit 6, which translates into the protein MPLENLEDQGLEKTPNLELAQYKFLLTLPEYRSDRNVHTKISEAIKKDDMAPWYELVCKDAGWKLDQAFLKQMQTRNEEQIVKLNETIEDAEKNLSEMEVRDAYLRKAEYYCKIGDKENAISTFRQAYDKTVSLGHRLDIIFYMIRIGLFFMDHDIITRNIDKAKALIEEGGDWDRRNRLKVYQGVYCMSVRDFKNAANLFLETVSTFTSYELMDYKAFVRYTVYVCIISLPRNQLRDKVVKGSEILEVLHSEPFVKDYLFSLYNCQYAEFFINLAKVEEILRKDYLLHPHYRYYVREMRILAYTQLLESYRSLTLQYMAEAFDVSQDFVDQELSTFIASGRLHCKIDRVGGIVETNRPDLKNAQFNSVIKQGDLLLQRVQKLSRVINI